The following are encoded together in the Babylonia areolata isolate BAREFJ2019XMU chromosome 30, ASM4173473v1, whole genome shotgun sequence genome:
- the LOC143275576 gene encoding heparan-sulfate 6-O-sulfotransferase 3-B-like — MHCDCLNRKNQVWLFSRHSTGWRCGLHADWTELTNCVDDWFQQTYGRKKRKYHYITMIRDPVRRFISEWMHVRRGATWKAAQLKCNGREATLKEVPFCYNEEDWSGVTLKEFMDCPHNLAFNRQTRMLADLTVVNCYNTSAMSPTQRGALLLASAKQNLREMAFFGLTEFQTASQFLFEHTLHMNFLRDFVQLNHTKSNKGNIGEDDLRRTAELNYLDVELYQFAKDLFLQRVRKAYEEEGRPLSEELEQLIAQQTVGQEKDREEGRYTVSPEEKNLWSPNDEDVDGITNGEAIRTDASWRRLRASLLKGGRADKGTVHNQT; from the exons ATGCATTGTGACTGTCTGAACAGGAAGAATCAAGTGTGGCTGTTCAGCCGACATTCAACAGGATGGAGATGCGGTTTGCATGCAGACTGGACAGAACTGACCAACTGCGTTGATGACTGGTTCCAGCAAACGTATGGAAGAAAGAAGCGAAA GTACCATTACATTACAATGATCCGGGACCCAGTGCGGCGCTTCATCAGCGAGTGGATGCACGTGCGACGCGGCGCCACCTGGAAGGCGGCCCAACTTAAGTGCAACGGAAGGGAGGCGACTCTGAAGGAGGTTCCTTTCTGCTACAACGAGGAGGACTGGAgt ggggtGACCCTGAAGGAGTTCATGGACTGTCCCCACAACCTGGCCTTCAACCGCCAGACCCGCATGCTGGCCGACCTGACGGTGGTGAACTGCTACAACACCTCCGCCATGTCCCCCACCCAGCGCGGCGCCCTCCTGCTGGCCTCCGCCAAACAGAACCTGCGCGAAATGGCCTTCTTCGGGCTCACCGAGTTCCAGACGGCCTCACAGTTCCTGTTCGagcacacactgcacatgaaCTTTCTCCGCGACTTTGTCCAGTTGAACCACACCAAAAGCAACAAGGGGAACATCGGAGAGGACGACTTAAGGCGAACTGCAGAGCTGAACTACCTGGACGTCGAGCTCTACCAGTTCGCCAAGGACCTGTTCCTGCAGAGGGTCCGCAAAGCCTACGAGGAGGAGGGTCGGCCCCTTTCTGAGGAGCTGGAGCAGCTCATTGCTCAGCAGACTGTTGGgcaagagaaggacagagaggaggggaggtatACTGTGTCCCCTGAAGAGAAGAACCTCTGGTCGCccaatgatgaagatgttgacggCATAACGAACGGGGAGGCCATCAGGACAGATGCTTCATGGAGGAGACTGAGAGCGAGCCTGCTCAAGGGCGGCAGAGCAGATAAAGGCACGGTGCATAACCAGACCTAA